Proteins encoded within one genomic window of Brachybacterium avium:
- a CDS encoding serine hydrolase domain-containing protein, whose protein sequence is MSSLDVLEEFGFEAAAIVLGPEGERARRGDVDLVRPWRSVTKTFTGCGATLAIQEGHVDLEDAAGPPGATLRHLLSHASGYFYESANTLQAPGLRRHYSNFGIDEAARHVERGIGGDFGDWVQERIAQPLGMTGLEWSGSASVGAHGPLTDLALFAAELLRPTLLEARWSAEMTCVQFPELVGIMPGFGKQSPNPFGLGIEVRGTKSPHWTGGDNSPATVGHFGMRGTAFWVDPEADLALVIGTSHDFCDAHREVMPRLADAVLAEHAG, encoded by the coding sequence GTGAGCTCACTGGACGTCCTGGAGGAGTTCGGGTTCGAGGCCGCCGCCATCGTGCTCGGCCCCGAGGGCGAGCGGGCGCGGCGCGGGGACGTCGACCTGGTCCGTCCCTGGCGCTCGGTCACCAAGACCTTCACCGGCTGCGGAGCGACCCTCGCCATCCAGGAGGGCCACGTGGATCTCGAGGACGCGGCGGGCCCGCCCGGGGCGACGCTGCGCCATCTGCTCTCCCATGCCTCGGGATACTTCTACGAGTCCGCGAACACGCTGCAGGCCCCGGGGCTGCGCCGCCACTACTCGAACTTCGGCATCGACGAAGCCGCCCGCCACGTGGAGCGGGGCATCGGAGGCGACTTCGGCGACTGGGTGCAGGAGCGGATCGCGCAGCCGCTGGGCATGACGGGGCTGGAGTGGAGCGGCTCGGCCTCCGTCGGCGCCCACGGCCCGCTCACCGACCTCGCGCTCTTCGCCGCCGAGCTGCTGCGGCCGACCCTGCTGGAGGCGCGATGGTCCGCGGAGATGACCTGCGTGCAGTTCCCCGAGCTGGTGGGCATCATGCCCGGCTTCGGCAAGCAGAGCCCCAACCCCTTCGGGCTGGGGATCGAGGTGCGCGGTACCAAGTCACCGCACTGGACCGGCGGCGACAACAGCCCGGCGACCGTCGGCCACTTCGGGATGCGCGGCACCGCCTTCTGGGTCGACCCCGAGGCCGACCTGGCGCTGGTGATCGGCACCTCGCACGACTTCTGCGACGCCCACCGCGAGGTCATGCCCCGCCTGGCCGATGCGGTGCTGGCCGAGCACGCCGGCTGA
- a CDS encoding glycosyltransferase family 4 protein produces MKIAIVTETFLPSVDGVVTRLRHAVERFTDLGHEVMVIAPDLGVTEHHGARVVGIKPVTLPFYKHRRFTLPNPTVDGIIRGFHPDVVHAAQPILLASSGAYAAHRQRIPLVASYHTHIPRYLDLYRAYRWGKRPVWWQIKRNHALADINIATSETMKAELAEKGIENLHVVRRGVDTQTFHPRFASTAMRERLTQGHPEKKLLVFVGRLAAEKEIHRLRPMMERRDDVALAIVGDGPYRRELEQHFAGTSTLFPGFMGGEELASAFASADAFVFPSVTETLGLVILEGMASGLPVVAARSGPTMEQVTDGVNGLIFDSGDEASLDAALTRLGDGELRGRIREAARAEAEKFSWENASDDLLRYYEMAIEQHG; encoded by the coding sequence GTGAAGATCGCGATCGTCACGGAGACCTTCCTGCCGTCGGTCGACGGCGTGGTGACACGCCTGCGCCACGCCGTCGAGCGGTTCACCGACCTCGGGCACGAGGTCATGGTGATCGCCCCCGATCTCGGGGTCACGGAGCACCACGGGGCCCGGGTGGTGGGCATCAAGCCGGTGACCCTGCCGTTCTACAAGCACCGTCGCTTCACCCTGCCCAATCCCACCGTGGACGGGATCATCCGCGGCTTCCATCCGGATGTGGTCCACGCCGCCCAGCCGATCCTGCTGGCCTCCTCCGGGGCCTACGCCGCGCACCGCCAGCGGATCCCGCTGGTGGCCAGCTACCACACGCACATCCCCCGCTACCTGGACCTCTACCGCGCCTACCGCTGGGGGAAGCGGCCCGTGTGGTGGCAGATCAAGCGCAACCACGCCCTGGCCGACATCAACATCGCCACCTCCGAGACGATGAAGGCGGAGCTCGCGGAGAAGGGCATCGAGAACCTCCATGTGGTGCGCCGCGGGGTGGACACGCAGACCTTCCATCCCCGCTTCGCCTCGACGGCGATGCGCGAGCGCCTCACTCAGGGGCATCCGGAGAAGAAGCTGCTGGTGTTCGTGGGCCGCCTGGCCGCGGAGAAGGAGATCCATCGGCTGCGCCCGATGATGGAGCGCCGTGACGACGTGGCGCTCGCGATCGTGGGCGACGGGCCCTACCGGCGCGAGCTCGAGCAGCATTTCGCCGGCACCTCCACGCTGTTTCCCGGCTTCATGGGGGGCGAGGAGCTCGCGAGCGCCTTCGCCAGCGCTGACGCCTTCGTGTTCCCCTCGGTCACCGAGACGCTGGGGCTGGTGATCCTCGAGGGGATGGCCTCTGGGCTCCCGGTGGTCGCGGCCCGCTCGGGGCCGACGATGGAGCAGGTCACCGACGGGGTGAACGGGCTGATCTTCGACTCCGGGGACGAGGCGAGCCTGGACGCGGCGCTGACCCGGCTCGGGGACGGAGAGCTGCGCGGGCGCATCCGCGAGGCCGCGCGGGCCGAGGCCGAGAAGTTCTCCTGGGAGAACGCCTCGGATGACCTGCTGCGCTACTACGAGATGGCGATCGAGCAGCACGGCTGA
- the folP gene encoding dihydropteroate synthase gives MNQVYDECAAGRTPWSESTVSRAPEPVLDAQAPSAERALRTPRPLPESSRRVLVMAIVNRTRDSFFDEGRTWDLEAAVAAGLAAAGDGADLIDVGGVKFAPGDPVPASEEIDRVAPVLAALREQLPDRVLLSVDTFHASVARAAIAAGADLINDTTGLSDPQMAGAVAESGASLILTHSAAEPRRPLPRPQYDDVVAEVRDFLAARLYRALSAGIPRERIVLDPGPDLNKSTPQTLEVMRGLDEFAGFGLPLLAALSRKDFVGESLGLEKQERLEGSLAAAAWAVQHGARMLRVHDVQATVRLVRMLEVLAGWREPTGPLVHNA, from the coding sequence GTGAACCAGGTGTACGACGAGTGTGCGGCAGGCCGGACCCCCTGGTCGGAATCCACTGTATCCCGCGCCCCCGAGCCCGTGCTGGATGCTCAGGCGCCCTCGGCGGAGCGTGCGCTGCGCACGCCCCGTCCGCTGCCGGAGAGCTCCCGCCGGGTGCTGGTGATGGCGATCGTCAACCGCACCCGCGACTCCTTCTTCGACGAGGGCCGCACCTGGGACCTGGAGGCCGCGGTCGCCGCCGGGCTCGCGGCCGCGGGCGACGGCGCGGACCTCATCGATGTGGGCGGTGTGAAGTTCGCCCCCGGCGACCCGGTGCCGGCGTCGGAGGAGATCGACCGGGTGGCGCCGGTCCTCGCCGCGCTGCGAGAACAGCTGCCGGACCGCGTGCTGCTGTCGGTCGACACCTTCCACGCCTCAGTGGCCCGGGCCGCGATCGCGGCCGGCGCCGACCTGATCAATGACACCACCGGGCTCTCGGATCCGCAGATGGCAGGTGCGGTCGCCGAGTCCGGTGCCTCGCTGATCCTCACCCACTCGGCCGCCGAGCCGCGACGCCCCCTCCCCCGCCCGCAGTACGACGATGTGGTCGCCGAGGTGCGGGACTTCCTCGCCGCCCGGCTCTACCGCGCCCTTTCCGCGGGGATCCCCCGGGAGCGGATCGTGCTGGACCCGGGCCCGGATCTGAACAAGTCCACGCCGCAGACCCTCGAGGTGATGCGGGGCCTGGACGAGTTCGCGGGCTTCGGGCTGCCGCTGCTGGCAGCGCTGAGCCGCAAGGACTTCGTGGGCGAATCCCTGGGACTGGAGAAGCAGGAGCGCCTGGAGGGGTCCCTGGCCGCTGCGGCCTGGGCGGTGCAGCACGGCGCGAGGATGCTGCGGGTCCACGACGTGCAGGCCACGGTGCGCCTGGTACGGATGCTCGAGGTGCTCGCCGGCTGGCGCGAACCCACCGGCCCACTGGTCCACAACGCCTGA
- a CDS encoding GNAT family N-acetyltransferase, with amino-acid sequence MSAAQSCSAQILPVDPTDRRALLAWNAVLGEGFNAGREAAWWASEETILARFGDPRPERLSVLLVAHLDGEMVGAAGADVDPGDPAEIEISVLPAHRRRGIGTALAAALRETLAGQAEVVQAETYSEAGVAFALAQGMRVGNQEHRLLLDLPVDRPLDLEALRAEARPTPGIEVRTWRGACPEDLVEDWARLTTQMEADVPMGDLTRPASRAEVSEIRRNEQRMDAQGWTLVRGLAHADGTAVGYTEIFLNRHDPQILTQDDTLVERAHRGRGIGRALKLANLENLAGVPEAGSARWIQTYTALDNAPMLALNRALGFREADVLSILEGPLHAG; translated from the coding sequence ATGAGCGCCGCCCAGTCCTGTTCTGCCCAGATCCTTCCCGTCGACCCCACCGACCGTCGGGCGCTGCTCGCCTGGAACGCCGTGCTGGGGGAGGGATTCAATGCCGGGCGCGAGGCGGCCTGGTGGGCGAGCGAGGAGACGATCCTCGCGCGCTTCGGGGATCCGAGGCCGGAACGGCTCTCCGTGTTGCTGGTCGCGCACCTCGACGGTGAGATGGTCGGAGCAGCGGGCGCCGACGTCGACCCCGGTGACCCGGCCGAGATCGAGATCTCCGTGCTCCCGGCCCATCGCCGCCGGGGCATCGGCACCGCACTCGCCGCCGCCCTGCGCGAGACGCTCGCCGGCCAGGCCGAGGTGGTCCAGGCGGAGACCTACAGCGAGGCGGGCGTGGCCTTCGCGCTCGCGCAGGGGATGCGGGTCGGCAACCAGGAGCACCGTCTGCTGCTCGATCTGCCCGTCGACCGGCCCCTCGACCTCGAGGCGCTGCGCGCCGAGGCCCGCCCCACCCCCGGGATCGAGGTGCGCACCTGGCGGGGCGCCTGCCCCGAGGACCTGGTGGAGGACTGGGCACGTCTGACCACCCAGATGGAGGCCGACGTGCCGATGGGGGACCTCACCCGTCCGGCCTCCCGCGCGGAGGTCAGCGAGATCCGCCGCAACGAACAGCGGATGGATGCCCAGGGCTGGACCCTGGTGCGCGGCCTCGCCCACGCCGACGGAACGGCTGTGGGGTACACCGAGATCTTTCTGAACCGTCACGACCCGCAGATCCTCACTCAGGACGACACCCTGGTGGAGCGCGCCCATCGCGGCCGCGGCATCGGCCGCGCCCTCAAGCTGGCGAACCTGGAGAACCTCGCCGGCGTGCCCGAGGCGGGATCCGCTCGCTGGATCCAGACCTACACCGCGCTGGACAACGCGCCGATGCTCGCGCTGAACCGGGCGCTCGGCTTCCGGGAGGCGGACGTGCTGAGCATCCTGGAGGGTCCGCTGCACGCGGGATGA
- a CDS encoding FHA domain-containing protein FhaB/FipA, protein MSELTLVALRLGFVLALWIFVIVVMLVLRNDLFGTTVVTRSSRDPRREQRPASGPLSGSSPDVDPAQLRTDPEVTQAAMVVTAGPLRGTSLSLGSTPILIGRAPECTLVLDDDYASNRHARVFQREGEWMVEDLGSTNGTLVSGKRIEGSVPFRPGAQVRIGRTEIELRRGPR, encoded by the coding sequence ATGAGCGAACTGACCCTGGTCGCGCTGCGCCTCGGCTTCGTGCTGGCGCTGTGGATCTTCGTGATCGTCGTGATGCTGGTGCTGCGCAACGACCTCTTCGGCACCACCGTGGTCACCCGCTCCAGCCGCGACCCGCGCCGGGAGCAGCGCCCCGCCTCGGGCCCGCTCAGCGGGTCCTCCCCCGACGTCGATCCGGCGCAGCTGCGCACGGATCCCGAGGTCACCCAGGCGGCGATGGTGGTCACCGCCGGGCCGTTGCGCGGGACCTCCCTGTCCCTGGGCTCGACCCCGATCCTGATCGGGCGCGCCCCGGAGTGCACCCTGGTGCTCGACGACGACTACGCCTCCAACCGCCACGCCCGCGTGTTCCAGCGCGAGGGCGAGTGGATGGTGGAGGATCTGGGCTCGACCAACGGCACCCTGGTGTCGGGCAAGCGGATCGAGGGCTCCGTCCCGTTCCGTCCCGGGGCCCAGGTGCGGATCGGCCGCACCGAGATCGAACTGAGACGAGGTCCGCGATGA
- a CDS encoding NAD-dependent epimerase/dehydratase family protein, which translates to MKIVVAGGDGFCGWPTALYLSQKGHDVTIVDNLVRREIDEELGSNSVTPILELEERVAVWKEVSGKDIAVKIADLTDYDAVSAIFQEIQPESFVHFAEHRSAPYSMIDREHAIENHRNNVEGTLNVLWAIKDFAPDCHLVKLGTMGEYGQPNIDIEEGWLEVEHKGRKDRLPYPKQPGSFYHLTKVHDSDNIMFACKIWGIRATDLNQGVVYGLETDETRRDPRLVNRFDYDAVFGTALNRFIVQAAIGHDLTVYGNGSQTRGYLDIQDTVRCIEIACENPADVGEFRVYNQFTEQFSVKELAEKVQKVARDLGNDVELATTENPRVEKYDHYYNAVNTNLLDLGLQPHLLTEEHLTEVLKVAMNNTDRVKRELVLPTVTWK; encoded by the coding sequence ATGAAGATCGTCGTCGCCGGCGGAGATGGATTCTGCGGCTGGCCCACTGCCCTGTACCTCTCGCAGAAGGGCCACGACGTCACGATCGTGGACAACCTGGTGCGTCGTGAGATCGACGAGGAGCTCGGCTCGAACTCGGTCACCCCGATCCTCGAGCTCGAGGAGCGGGTCGCGGTGTGGAAGGAGGTCTCCGGCAAGGACATCGCCGTGAAGATCGCCGACCTCACCGACTATGACGCCGTCTCCGCGATCTTCCAGGAGATTCAGCCGGAGTCCTTCGTGCACTTCGCCGAGCACCGCTCCGCGCCGTATTCGATGATCGACCGCGAGCACGCGATCGAGAACCACCGCAACAACGTCGAGGGCACCTTGAACGTGCTGTGGGCGATCAAGGACTTCGCCCCCGACTGCCACCTGGTCAAGCTCGGCACCATGGGCGAGTACGGCCAGCCGAACATCGACATCGAGGAGGGCTGGCTCGAGGTCGAGCACAAGGGCCGCAAGGACCGCCTGCCCTACCCCAAGCAGCCCGGCTCGTTCTACCACCTCACCAAGGTGCACGACAGCGACAACATCATGTTCGCCTGCAAGATCTGGGGCATCCGCGCGACCGATCTGAACCAGGGCGTGGTCTACGGGCTGGAGACCGACGAGACTCGCCGGGATCCGCGCCTGGTCAACCGCTTCGACTACGACGCCGTGTTCGGCACCGCGCTGAACCGCTTCATCGTCCAGGCGGCCATCGGCCACGACCTCACCGTCTACGGCAACGGCTCCCAGACCCGCGGCTACCTGGACATCCAGGACACCGTGCGCTGCATCGAGATCGCCTGCGAGAACCCCGCCGACGTCGGCGAGTTCCGCGTCTACAACCAGTTCACCGAGCAGTTCTCCGTCAAGGAGCTCGCCGAGAAGGTGCAGAAGGTCGCCCGCGACCTGGGCAACGACGTCGAGCTCGCGACCACCGAGAACCCGCGCGTGGAGAAGTACGACCACTACTACAACGCGGTCAACACCAACCTGCTGGACCTCGGCCTGCAGCCGCACCTGCTGACCGAAGAGCACCTCACGGAGGTCCTCAAGGTCGCGATGAACAACACCGATCGGGTCAAGCGCGAGCTGGTCCTGCCGACCGTCACCTGGAAGTGA
- a CDS encoding Stp1/IreP family PP2C-type Ser/Thr phosphatase — translation MSIALRYAARSDVGLVRSNNQDSAYAGSHLLVVADGMGGHAGGDVASSVAIGHLAQLDSETPASDIVATLEESVLEANQEILRRARDEPQLRGLGTTITAMLRAEGKFALAHIGDSRAYLLRGGETTQVTKDHTFVQRLLDEGRLTEEEAERHPQRSVLMRVLGDVDADPELDLSLRPAHPGDRWMLCSDGLSGLVSLDTIDSALTGFEDPGECAEELIQLALKGGGPDNITCIVADVVDLEKLPRGEEAPSTSPQIVGSAARNRHAPTAASGPAAKAAALTREEPEAPYEDEDFSAEEPPRRSPWPALVALMLLLALLGGALWAGYAWSQRQFYVGTDGTNVVLYQGLTQDLGPISMSEPVEVTDIALEDLPEVTRQQVRNTITASDRAGAEQIIDRLEQVAISNRPLPVVTPAPSDGGGASDAGGDTSQETAVEESAAEEASPLPSSTDGAMQSPAAGEGT, via the coding sequence ATGAGCATCGCCCTGCGGTATGCCGCCCGCTCCGACGTCGGCCTCGTGCGGTCCAACAACCAGGACTCCGCCTATGCCGGCAGCCACCTGCTGGTGGTGGCCGACGGGATGGGCGGGCACGCCGGCGGCGACGTCGCCTCCTCCGTCGCGATCGGCCACCTGGCCCAGCTGGACTCCGAGACCCCGGCCTCCGACATCGTGGCCACCCTCGAGGAGAGCGTGCTCGAGGCCAATCAGGAGATCCTGCGCCGGGCCCGCGACGAGCCGCAGCTGCGCGGCCTGGGCACCACGATCACCGCCATGCTGCGGGCCGAGGGCAAGTTCGCCCTCGCCCATATCGGCGACTCCCGTGCCTATCTGCTCCGCGGCGGCGAGACCACCCAGGTCACCAAGGACCACACCTTCGTCCAGCGTCTGCTGGACGAGGGCCGCCTCACCGAGGAGGAAGCCGAGCGCCACCCCCAGCGCTCCGTGCTGATGCGCGTCCTCGGTGACGTCGACGCCGACCCCGAGCTGGATCTCTCCCTGCGACCGGCCCACCCCGGCGATCGCTGGATGCTCTGCTCCGACGGGCTGTCGGGCCTGGTCTCCCTGGACACCATCGACTCCGCCCTGACGGGCTTCGAGGATCCCGGAGAGTGCGCCGAGGAGCTGATCCAGCTCGCCCTCAAGGGCGGCGGCCCGGACAACATCACCTGCATCGTCGCCGACGTGGTGGATCTCGAGAAGCTGCCCCGCGGTGAGGAGGCCCCCTCCACCAGCCCGCAGATCGTCGGCTCCGCGGCACGCAACCGCCATGCCCCCACCGCCGCCTCCGGGCCCGCCGCGAAGGCGGCCGCGCTCACCCGTGAGGAGCCGGAGGCCCCCTACGAGGACGAGGACTTCTCCGCGGAGGAGCCCCCGCGTCGCAGCCCCTGGCCGGCGCTGGTCGCGCTGATGCTCCTGCTCGCGCTGCTCGGCGGTGCGCTGTGGGCCGGCTACGCCTGGTCGCAGCGACAGTTCTATGTCGGCACCGATGGCACCAATGTGGTGCTCTACCAGGGCCTGACCCAGGATCTGGGACCGATCTCGATGTCCGAGCCGGTGGAGGTCACCGATATCGCCCTCGAGGACCTGCCCGAGGTGACGCGCCAGCAGGTCCGGAACACGATCACGGCCTCCGACCGGGCTGGTGCCGAGCAGATCATCGACCGGCTCGAGCAGGTCGCGATCTCGAACCGGCCCCTACCCGTGGTCACCCCCGCGCCGTCCGACGGCGGCGGGGCGTCCGATGCGGGCGGTGACACCAGTCAGGAGACCGCCGTCGAGGAGAGCGCCGCCGAGGAGGCGAGCCCGCTGCCCTCCAGCACCGACGGCGCGATGCAGTCCCCCGCTGCGGGTGAGGGGACGTAG
- a CDS encoding FhaA domain-containing protein, translating to MGILDRIERGLDRGVTSVFSGRRGQLKPLDLAQGLKRECDDQIQVLDRTRTLAPNIFAIYLHSQDYDRFSSWQDTLLDELQRVVTEHADKQRYMFVGGVTVTLERDDEVRVGRFETESRTERGSVAPATGAAQAGSGGSPIVEIDGQQYLLTGPVTVIGRGGDADIILEDTGVSRHHLELRTDADSTLVATDLGSTNGTFVDGERIRTPVALQDRSLLKIGRTRLTVLLPTAGPADW from the coding sequence GTGGGGATCTTGGATCGGATCGAGCGCGGCCTCGATCGCGGCGTGACGAGCGTCTTCTCAGGCCGTCGCGGCCAGCTGAAGCCGCTCGACCTCGCACAGGGGCTCAAGCGCGAGTGCGACGATCAGATCCAGGTGCTCGACCGCACGCGGACCCTGGCCCCGAACATCTTCGCGATCTACCTCCACTCCCAGGACTACGACCGTTTCAGCTCCTGGCAGGACACCCTGCTCGACGAGCTCCAGCGGGTGGTGACGGAGCATGCGGACAAGCAGCGGTACATGTTCGTCGGCGGTGTCACGGTGACCCTCGAACGCGATGACGAGGTGCGGGTGGGCCGGTTCGAGACCGAGTCCCGCACCGAGCGCGGCAGCGTCGCCCCGGCGACCGGCGCCGCCCAGGCCGGCTCCGGCGGCAGCCCGATCGTCGAGATCGACGGCCAGCAGTACCTGCTGACCGGCCCGGTCACCGTGATCGGTCGCGGCGGCGACGCCGACATCATCCTCGAGGACACCGGGGTCTCCCGCCACCATCTCGAGCTGCGCACCGACGCCGATTCGACCCTGGTCGCCACCGATCTCGGCTCCACCAACGGCACCTTCGTCGACGGGGAGCGGATCCGCACCCCGGTGGCCCTGCAGGACCGCTCGCTGCTGAAGATCGGCCGCACCCGGCTGACCGTGCTGCTCCCCACCGCCGGTCCGGCCGACTGGTGA
- a CDS encoding serine hydrolase domain-containing protein, translated as METDRAPEIPVDVDFAHALGVTDAETTLHTQGEQTRVWDLASVSKPLTALGVLIAVDRGLVDLEEPAGPEGATVRHLLAHTAGYAFDGDEVVGGVGARRIYSNTGFEVLAAHVEEATGFDFVDWMEQTVVAGLDLVDLEVTGSPAAGYRGSLRDLLTFGRELLAPTLIPEELWREARTVQFPGLAGILPGYGRQKPNDWGLGFEIRDGKQPHWTGAGSSPETFGHFGQSGSFLWVDPVAGLAAAFLGEQPFGPEHVRVWPGLTDALLERFGDAGHSSREHSSGGAR; from the coding sequence GTGGAGACCGACAGAGCGCCCGAGATCCCCGTCGACGTGGACTTCGCCCATGCACTGGGGGTGACGGATGCGGAGACCACCCTGCACACCCAGGGCGAACAGACCAGGGTGTGGGACCTCGCCAGCGTCTCCAAGCCCCTGACCGCGCTGGGCGTCCTGATCGCCGTGGACCGCGGCCTGGTCGACCTCGAGGAGCCCGCCGGGCCGGAGGGTGCGACGGTGCGACACCTGCTCGCCCATACCGCCGGCTACGCCTTCGACGGCGACGAGGTGGTGGGGGGCGTCGGGGCCCGCCGCATCTACTCCAACACCGGCTTCGAGGTGCTCGCCGCGCATGTCGAGGAGGCCACCGGCTTCGACTTCGTCGACTGGATGGAGCAGACCGTCGTCGCCGGCCTGGACCTCGTCGACCTCGAGGTGACGGGCTCCCCGGCCGCCGGCTACCGCGGCTCGCTCCGCGACCTGCTGACCTTCGGTCGCGAGCTGCTCGCGCCCACCCTGATCCCCGAGGAGCTCTGGCGCGAGGCGAGGACCGTCCAGTTCCCGGGACTGGCCGGGATCCTGCCCGGCTACGGGCGCCAGAAGCCCAACGACTGGGGGCTCGGATTCGAGATCCGCGACGGGAAGCAGCCGCACTGGACCGGTGCCGGCTCCTCCCCGGAGACCTTCGGGCACTTCGGCCAGTCCGGCTCCTTCCTCTGGGTGGACCCGGTGGCGGGGCTCGCCGCCGCATTCCTCGGCGAGCAGCCCTTCGGACCGGAGCACGTGCGCGTCTGGCCCGGCCTCACCGATGCGCTGCTGGAGCGCTTCGGCGACGCGGGGCACAGCAGCCGGGAGCACAGCAGCGGGGGCGCGCGGTGA
- a CDS encoding MgtC/SapB family protein, which translates to MDAFVGLLHDSSLVEAQLLLITFVLCSLIGLERQIRQKSAGFRTHVLVGLGSCAFTLVSAYGFSAVLADDVTLDPSRIAAQIVSGIGFLGAGVIFKGHNVVRGLTTAATIWVAAAVGMTAGAGMLSLAVLLTFLHLLTLFAIAPLVHMLPSRDRYRILRVRYIDGAGVLRDLLSSATAMGFSSSVVRSRRLEEDGERQSVEVDVRFHGRIPLRDLIPEFMEIRGVQRVSLRVDHDDSDDQESDEI; encoded by the coding sequence ATGGATGCCTTCGTCGGGCTCCTGCACGATTCGAGCCTCGTGGAGGCTCAGCTGCTGCTGATCACCTTCGTCCTCTGCTCGCTGATCGGGCTGGAGCGCCAGATCCGGCAGAAGAGCGCCGGGTTCCGCACCCATGTGCTCGTCGGCCTGGGCTCCTGCGCGTTCACCCTGGTCTCCGCCTACGGCTTCTCCGCCGTCCTCGCCGACGACGTCACGCTGGACCCCTCCCGCATCGCCGCGCAGATCGTCTCCGGGATCGGCTTCCTGGGAGCCGGGGTGATCTTCAAGGGCCACAACGTCGTCCGCGGCCTCACCACCGCCGCCACCATCTGGGTGGCGGCGGCCGTCGGGATGACCGCGGGTGCCGGGATGCTGTCCCTCGCGGTGCTGCTGACGTTCCTGCACCTGCTGACCCTCTTCGCGATCGCCCCGCTGGTGCATATGCTCCCGAGCCGGGACCGCTACCGGATCCTGCGGGTCCGCTACATCGACGGCGCCGGCGTGCTGCGGGACCTGCTGTCCTCCGCCACGGCCATGGGCTTCTCCTCGTCGGTCGTCAGGAGCCGACGGCTCGAGGAGGACGGGGAGCGGCAATCCGTCGAGGTGGACGTCCGCTTCCACGGTCGCATCCCGCTGCGGGACCTGATCCCGGAGTTCATGGAGATCCGCGGGGTCCAGCGCGTCTCGCTCCGGGTGGACCATGACGACAGCGACGACCAGGAGAGCGACGAGATCTGA